ACCTCACAATATTACTCTCTATCTGGCAATGTTCCATAGAGAGAGAACCTTAATGGGAATTCTACAATTCATCATAAGAATATAACAAAAAggactaaaaaagaaaaagaaaaaagaaagaaagaaagaaagaaaggtcaTAAAGCAAGGAATTGGCACAACAGAGAAAGTAAAACAAAGATTTTGGATGAGTACCAGGATTGAAAGCAGTACATGACAGAAATAAGTTAAGGATAATCGTGAATAAACCTGGAAATCCAGGAATTATGCACAAAATATTACAAGGTCACATACATagtgttattaaaaatagtgtACTTCTGGTCTCTTCCAGAATCCAGATAATTTAATGACAATGGATACCAACTATGATAAAATGGTCAATTTTGCAAATACTCATGTGGACCAAACCAGGAAAAAATATGTGATATATGTAATACTTAAAGAAgtaataaatcataatttttttattttttatttttatcaaattatgcATCTACACATCCCAGTTTAATAGTAGTCCAAAATCATTTTGGACATATTTGGTACAACCCAAATTTCTAAAATGACACTAACCTTCATTAAGATTGGTCTTTCACTTCTCCAGTATCTAAATGTAATCAACACATTTTGAGATGATAAAGTACCAAATGTTCCCAACATGCCTTCATTGCATGAAAATTCAAAGGCATATGTATTAGGACCTAAGATTTTTTCAGGAACCTTACGTTATTCCTATTATTTTCAAAGACTTTGAGAGAGGTTTCTATCTTTTTGACAAGTAAGGTATTATCAGATAAGCACCAAAAGGTGGGTGCAATCCATGCACACAGGATCCATTTAAGCAGGAAGCCTTAACCAGATGTGTGGTAACAGGAAAACCCAAAGAGGCCATTCCCGTCCTTGCCAGGGCAGATGCCCACCTTCTTTCgtttctaaaaatattagaagagGTTCCCATAATTTGGCCATCATATAGCACACTATTAGAAACCTTAAAAGCAAGGTCATTAAGCATACCTGATTGAGTGCCAGAGTTTCGTGGTCAACCAAATCCTCAGGAAGTACAACCTTGTGCACTTGAGAGACATAAGCAAGAACCTGCAGATGTTATAAAATTAAGGCAAAGACAGAAACACACAAATAAGATCCACCAGCACTTTTCTGGATGCATTGTTTCTAAAAAGTAATAGCAGCTACTATAGGCAAACATTGGCCAAAGAGGTTTCTAGAAGCAAACAATTCATCACTAAAAATTAGGGCAAAAAGAAGGAAGATGAGATGTCCTTCAAGCCAAATAAGAAGAGGAAATTACAAATTAATATCAAGGAACACCAAAATCCAAATCCCCTCGGCAAACAACTTCAAAAAATGAAGCCTTCTCACTCAGCCAACTAATCTACAATTCAGGGCTGAACAAGGTTTCCAATATAACAAGCAACTCATCTCCCTGAAGAAATCCATAATTTTGTAATCATCCTATCACCAAACACCCATCTTCCTTGAGACAAGCAAGAGAGAATAACCACCAAACCTCATTCTATTCACAGGCTATTAATCTTGAAAGTCTTCACCAGGAAAAGAAGCTTCAATCCTCATTTcacccaaaagaaaaatacagGCAAAGAGAAATTAGGATTTCCCAGCTCTAATTACTTCAACAACATACAAATTGGAGAGCCAACTTATAGTCATGCAAATTCATCAGTTTAAGTCAAATCCCTTTTTTGGTCTGATGTATTTTACATTtcataagaattaaaaaaatgcaataaataaatccaTTTGCATAATTACTGAATCAACTAAtaggaaattaattaaacagGCCATAGGTTACAAATCTAAACAAACATAAACACCAAATGGACAACGGTATCCATATTAAGACACAAAAATATGCACATCACATTCTTAATATTATTCTACAGAAAAAACTAGATGCATCAAAACATAAGAACTCTATACCCATATAAGAGTTTAAAACAACtagaagaataaagaaaataaacaccCCAGTCAGTCAAGGACATACCTCAGTTCCAGAAaaaattttgagtatttttttagCAACAGCTCCAGCTGCAACTCTCCCAATGGTTTCTCTCGCTGAAGATCTACCACCACCCTACATTTTCATCCAAATTGTGGAACAACCATAAAACTACAAACTACATGAAGTCAagttctcattttgtttttttccagTTCCCATAATGTCATTACAATGTGAGCCCAAAATACATTACCTGCACCGACCTCACACCATACTTGAAGTCATAAGTAGCATCTGCATGTGAAGGCCTATACGCTTTTGACATTTCTGTATAATCctgaaaattccaataaaaaaattgttgggaTCTTCTAAACATTACATAACTGAAGAGACAAATGGTTACAAACTAAATTCAAAGCCCAAGGAAACAAGAGTGTGAAGTGAAGGAGTTTGCTCACAATTATTCAACATGCATGGTGATCAATTTCTAATGTtctatattaaaatgaattccTGTGGTAACAATTGGACATACTAATCAATATATGTACCAGTTCAACCTATATATCACATTCTCTCTTGATTTAACTTATTTGGCATCCTAAACAAGAGTGCCCTTGAGGCGTAGGTCAAGTGGTAAAGGattggggagggtttgtgggaggttgtAAGTTCAAGtacttaaaaaaacaaaaaaaaccaagaaaagaaaagcaaataaaaaagggaaGCCAAAACAAAACTAATCAAGGGCATATTGGGACATCCCAAGGAAGTGGAATGGTTCTATTGTGCCTTCCGGTCACAAATTCATCTTTGAATAGAACCATGACAATGGAATGCTTCCATTTCATCTTCGCTCACAAATTTCATCCCTGGGAATGGAATCATTTCAGAAAATGAACCCAACACCACTAATGATGGTATTAACTAAAATGATATCATTTCAATTAACCAAGATTGATTCTCTATATTCCTCCATGTCTAATGAATATAGACTGAAATTCTGCATGAAACAAAATGCAATCGCTCTAGACGCTTGCAAAAACCCAATGGATTGATTCCATTTAAGCATCCAAATGCAGAGTAGAAATTGGCAACCTAATAGGTCAAGTATTTGGAGTCCTATCTGGTGAGTGCACAGTGCATGAACACAGCCATAATATACGATTGACCAATCTTGATCATTCAAAAgtagttcctttttttttttctcagttaAATTTTCAACTTTCGAACCCAATATCATAAGCTTCACAAATGGATACTCACATTTCCTCTCTGATCAGTATTAGGTACATTTACCATTATTGGTGATCCAGTAGTCATTCCTGCACATGATATATCATGCATCCATTCATTCCAAGTAAGACAAAAACATAACTTTTTAGGTGAGAAGGCCATAAAAGCAAATTCTAAATGATAAAAACAGACATCTAACCTTCAGCAACTCCAGAATATATTCGGCAAGTATCAGTCTCTTTCCTTGGTGTAGTAATTCGGCTCTGACCTGGCCTCCTAgacacaacaaaaataaatgtaaacCCTTCAAGAAATTTGACATCAGAAGAAATCAGAATCCAGTGTTCATCAGTGAAAATTTTTGTGCACAATACTACCAGGAAATACATGTTACTCATTCTAACATGCATATACAGGAGTCGTCTTCAACTCAACAGCCAGTTTAAACATTCATTGATCAAAAACCAGACAAATTCTAACATGAAACCAAGGATAGACTTCCATCTCTAAGTCAAAGCCAAGTCCTTAAAAGTCAGTTACCTTCTATCAAGATCTATTTGCATATCAGCTTCTGTGAGGGGAAGGCGAGGAGGACATCCATCAATTATGCAACCAACACCACCTCCATGAGATTCTCCATATGTCGTAACACGGAAATATGTTCCATATGTACTCCCAGCTGCCTGTATTTCTGTTATTCAGCAAGCAAGATGTCAGAGTTGAAGTTTGAAGTTTGCAACTTCATATCAAAAGAATAGAGAAAGCATAGaaaattttatccttaaatTACAAAGTATTTCTAGGAAAAAATGTTATTCCAATTCCCATAATTTAAAACGTCTTATGGTTAAACTTGTGTTTTCTCAAAATCATAGAAACTCTTACATGGACAAATTATTAGGACAAACTTTTAGAATTTTCAATCCACCGGGCAAAAGAGATTTTGGAATCATTTCAAGTTACACATTCAATACTCTAATTATAAGTTGCAAAGAAGTAAAGAAGAATTACGCTGAAGGCCCATGGCTCTACCCCATTCATGTATCTAGTAGGATATCTtcaaatacatatatatgttcTTCCGAATTGAAACCGAATTTGCATAATTAATATCCCTTTTATTCAAATTACTAACACTCTCCTCAGTATTCCAGTCCATCACATCCAAACGGGAAACTCTTTTGCCTCATATCTAATAAACAGATGCAAGGGAATAGCTAAGACCCCTTTAGTTGGCGGGAAAATGGGAGGGACGAACCAAAATTGAATAAACCACCTATGAACCTTGCccaaagtttcaattttctaataattgaattgaatttgagatacgaaataataatttatttcattttcccaCACTTCCTTAGCAGCCAAACGGAGCAATAATGCAAAAACAGGGAAACGCCAAAACACTTCAATCCGAAAGATCCGGACCGAGCCCTCACAAAGCAGACCCTCAAAAGCCAAAAAAGCAGCgagaaatgaataaaaactaGGGTAAAATAGCAGCGGAGACAAACCGAGAGTACGACGATGCGTCGGACGGATCGCGTACCGGACGGAGGGAAAAGAGAGCTTGCGAAGGGATCCAAAACCGGAGGCTCCATCAGTTGAGGGAGAAGTAAGGAAAGGCTTGGAAGAGAGGGAAGACGCCATTGGAAAGACGGGCAGGCGAAGAGAGAAAACCAGGTAGGTGCAATACTAGGCAGCGCGGGGGTGGGTGGTTGGGGCCTGGGAGTggctatttatatttatatccaAGAAAGTAACAGTATGACCACCAAGCCCACCCTCACCTACCCTCCACGTTTCTATGGtactgcctttttttttttttttttttttttggtgcctTGTTTCCAGTTTTGGGTTTGAATTTCGGCGAAGCTGCAAAGCGTGGTTGTTGGCTGTGGCGGACGTAACAGCCGTCTGGTGATGAAGTAGGTCGCCGCATCTAATTTTTTTGGTCTTGTGGATTATTACCATTTCACCATCACGTATGGCGAATTTCTCccttatttatatgtttgtatttaaataaataaaaacaatgcaAAATgcaattacttttttttttatataactaaaaataactttaattatgttgctatatcaataaattatttttaactaaataaaaaaaatcgaatatttttactttttcatttagcaaaaaaaataaacactaccTAACactttttacataaaaattttaaatctaaaaatatcaatttttaatacatatttaaattatttgttattctctttcacatttattttctacctttttctttaaatttttttccttaacaaTAAATcctaagactatgtttggttctcccAAAATTTGAGAGTAAatgtcaagaaaataaaaaaaaattaaaatttaataaattatttttatttgtcactttaaacttattttactcattattataaaaattaaataatttaaaaacagataagtttctaactagcttttcttatatttgttttttaaaaaatatttttcataggatattcaatacatgaaaatttaatcattttctttaacattttttttcattccacTTGATGAGaactaaacataatttaaagcaaagtatttttttccaatcttatttgttaataaaaaagtatttgagaTAAGTTAAAAgctaattcaaaaaaaaatttaacatttttttaatctatacaCTAATAGTATGTTTGTACTATATGAATGTATTTTTGGGGATtatgatttatatataatttgaaaaagagTTGTTacaaaaatggtttaaaaaaaatagttaggaATAATTTagaagtaaaatttaaaaaataaaataaaatcgaagagaaatgaagaaaataagaaacctttctaaattgttgaaatttttatctttaaaaaattcttaattcaAGTGCATGGGTGGAGATATTTGGTGAATGAAAGTACAAGTCttctttaaagttattttttcatatatgagtattatttataagaatttagAAATCACAATACTTCGAGGATTCTAAATTGAATGATTTTGAATATTGatttattagtaaaaaatattttcctactTTTGAATTGTAGAAACAAGAACTTTATGTTAGAGTGAAAGCCCTGGAGACAGAGTTGAGAATTTTTCTGATAGGAGatcataatgatttttttttagatggaaaatttgatcaacggattttatcaatttgaaaattcttcttagttaaaagaatgaaattggTTGACATTACGACAATACTACGtaacataaatataattataaaaaagtttgatTGTTAAAATGATAATTGATATACAAGAAGTACaagatatcaattttttttcgaGATTGAAATACTTAAAAGGAGGTTTATGGGATTGTATGGATGCTTTTACCCATTTTTACTTTGgtattagtattatttgatatttttaaccaaatatatatatatatattttaaataccAGTATGACGGGAGATCTCTCTAGTtcaaaaataaactataaaaatcACATTTATTGTGGGCAAGTACTTCACTttcaaactaaatttaaaatatcacttGATTAACAAAGAGTGGCACATAATAGGTGAATTTTTTCTGGTTTCAaaagaaaggtttttttttttcatacttatatagttttccttttacattttttcctataaaaagtatatttaaatttttatcagaAGTGGTATATTTTGCTATTTGATTTTactttcataaatatatatatatatatatatatatatatatatatatatgctaattttttctttccaaaattttttatttctatcttattagaaaaaatagaaagttttaAGACCTACcgactgtttttgaaaatagtattttatcctattaaaaaaggaaaatatgtttggtaaaatcgttttctatttttaaaaatagaaaatacagTGTTTtgaaataacatcttttagttgctttttatttattttttaagaattattttaaaaataattatacaaacatatagaatgattaaaaacaaagtactagatataaaaattatttttaaagtatatttaaaaatatttaaaatatgttaaaaacatttcaaattttcaaataaacttttattttataaaatatcataaaacaattataaaaaactgttaaatagaaccttaatttttttttttaaatgctacTGAGATCCTTATATCGCTTTGTATCGAAATGTAATTTTTATACATTCATTGTCATCGTCCATACACTCAACAACGTTGTCCTAGTGTCCAAAGTCTAAATCGATACCACTGAGGTATTGAAATCTTCTCAGGCTTCACCAATTGGAATATACAAGATTTGCTTATCAAAAATCTCTTCATCTTGCCATCTACTCTATTGTCGCATATCAAAATAGTGTAGAATATAACATCACATTTCCTTATTCCTCTCTCATTTGCTGCAATTATCCTCttaatattgtttgatttttgttggATTAATGTTAAAACTTTAATATGCCTCAATTCAGCACAACTACTCACTAGCTtccaaccttaactccaaggcaATAACACAAATATAGGCTAAAGTAGTTAACTTGTGCACGTacaattattttgaaaagaacaTCATTTTGGCTTTAAGAAACTATGTAATTTACAAACAAATCATTAGGCAAGAAATATTTCCAAAGAGGCATTCAAGAACATatcaaactaaaagaaaatcataaaggAAGAAGACATCATCAAGATTGAAGAAAATTAATGTATGCATTAGGAAGGTTTATCAAGCTTACTTTTAAGATGTTTATGTAAGATTGTGGATATACTAAATTAGAATGTGATGCCtgcatttaaattatttctaagCAGTATCCATCtcaagagttttgaaaattagactAGCAATgttctttaatataatttgtcATAATCTATAACATTTAAGTTTTTGCTAAAACATGTTCAACATTCCACAAATTGTAAGTAGTTTTAAAAGGATTTTGAGGGACGTTTgttcaatatttaaatatatattctcCACAACTCCAAGGACTATCCAAATTTCTAGGTAATAGTTTTATCTACAATTATTCATTGATatcactaattataattttacatattatattttagaattgtACGAAGGTAATTGATGAAACTCATGTGGTTACATAGTTACCTACAACAGTTCGATCATCTTTTCATGGTCGAAAAGTACTAACGAGCAGTTGCTTATAATTTCAATATGTTGTTTATGCGGTAACAAGATGATAACATGTATATAATGTAAGTGGGGTACATAGATTAGTATCTTTATATTATACAATATTATCCGAACATTAGAATTCATGTAtatctcatatttttcatttatttttggtacaaattaattaattttcttgtgAACTCTAGATATCTTACCATACTAGGATTTTTGTCCTATATCAAGGTCATGGGCATGGATAAACATGTGACCAATACAAATTATTCGAGTATACACACTCTTATCATTACATAATGTAATAAAACCGTATTTTGAAGCGCTTAAGGCAAGATTTCCTATTTTGAAGTTGATGCAAAACTATACCCTTCACGACAACAAAAAATTCCCATAACATGTTATGTGGTGAATAATTTCATCTTAGAAGAACATAGAATAGATAAactattcaaaaaatatttacaagaagATCTTGATATtcatgatgaagaagaagacaaagGTGTCAAACAAGATCCTATCATAATTTACATTACTCAAACAAGTTGACCGACAAAAACTAGATATGAATTGTTATCCATGGGAAGATTATCATTGTAGTGAATGATGATTTTTCTTACatccaaaatcaaatattatattcaaaatattattatcggttttgattatataattttttatatcttatttattaaactaTGGAATACCGTGAAATGGACaacttttgtattaaaaaataattcatcgTAGTGAATCAAAATATGTACATGGTCAATTTATTTGTTAGGTATGcacatgctatttttttttatactactaaaataacaaatagatgaaaaaaaaaaaaaaaatagtccacaaatgcaatttgatttttttcattattttcatacGAAAAAATTcaatactaaataaaattcctcaattttattttttttaaatagttttctattcttaactAATtagattttcaagaaaaaaaaaactaagaaatgtttttcaaaccAAATGCAATCTAAAATTTCATGGTAGAGCCTTCAATCCTAGCCTTGGGAAATTTCTTTCCTAACTTCTGCATTCTGTAAGGCAATTCATGTGTATGAAGGTTGGACACAAAATGCACGCAGGCTTGACACaaacttaaaaactaaatatGGGAAGCTGCTCGACAGAATTTCCAAGTACAATATTGTTCTTCATTCAAATCAATTCTacaaaatagaggaaaattgtTGGATTTGGGTTTGGCTTTATTCTACATCCATTAGCAGCTCAGCTGCAAAGGACTAAAGCCAGATGATAACCCAAGGAAGCAAATACAACATTATTCCTCAGATTGTAGCTCACTGTCACTGCTCTTCTCATTTGATGCTGCTCCCTTCTGATAGCTGGCAACAGCATTTACTGGGGCACGAGTCTTCAGGATCATCTCTTCGTGCTCGCCTGCAGGATCCGACAGAGCAATAATAGCTCCTCCTGCTCCCACTGAAGCTTCACCCTCATGTATCACCACTGTTCTTATCACGATGTTGAGATCAAATGTCTGGTTGTATGAGAAAAACCCGATGGAGCCAGAGTAGATACCTCGGGAACTGCTCTCAATGGAGTCAAGAAGCTCCATTGATCTCAACTTTGGTGCACCAGTCATAGAACCGCCAGGGAATGCAGCTCTCACACAATCCACAGGGCTCATAGTGGAGTCCTTCTTCCCACGAATTGTGCTCACCATTGTGTGAACAGTTGTATACGACTCCACATCCATGAGAAGGGGTACATG
This DNA window, taken from Vitis riparia cultivar Riparia Gloire de Montpellier isolate 1030 chromosome 13, EGFV_Vit.rip_1.0, whole genome shotgun sequence, encodes the following:
- the LOC117928870 gene encoding chorismate synthase 1, chloroplastic-like, whose translation is MASSLSSKPFLTSPSTDGASGFGSLRKLSFPSVRYAIRPTHRRTLEIQAAGSTYGTYFRVTTYGESHGGGVGCIIDGCPPRLPLTEADMQIDLDRRRPGQSRITTPRKETDTCRIYSGVAEGMTTGSPIMVNVPNTDQRGNDYTEMSKAYRPSHADATYDFKYGVRSVQGGGRSSARETIGRVAAGAVAKKILKIFSGTEVLAYVSQVHKVVLPEDLVDHETLALNQIESNIVRCPDPEYAEKMIAAIDAVRVRGDSVGGVVTCIVRNVPRGLGSPVFDKLEAELAKAALSLPATKGFEFGSGFAGTFMTGSEHNDEFFTDAHGRIRTRTNRSGGIQGGISNGEIINIRIGFKPTSTIGKKQHTVTRDKQETELIARGRHDPCVVPRAVPMVEAAVALVLVDQLMAQYAQCELFPINPALQEPLEFRDPELAGTHI